A genomic region of Mycobacteriales bacterium contains the following coding sequences:
- a CDS encoding metal ABC transporter permease translates to MNPLTFDFMQRALVAAFLVGLAAPAVGVFLVQRRLALMGDGIGHVALTGVALGFLLGTAPVLTAIVVATIGAVVIELVRQQGRTGGDVALALLFYGGIAGGVLLIGLSPGGSNANLLSYLFGSLTSVGPFDVVVIAVLSGVLLLTLATVGPQLFAVCHDEEYAAVAGLRVRFLNLLLAVMAAVTVTVAMRVVGLLLVSALMVVPVATAQQLVRGFRATVAVSLLVGVLASTSGVLGSFYVDTAPGALIVVLALTGFALATLAGTVVRRSRRTSGATPAGVALLPQEEPR, encoded by the coding sequence ATGAACCCGCTGACCTTCGACTTCATGCAGCGGGCGCTGGTCGCAGCCTTTCTCGTCGGGTTGGCCGCGCCGGCCGTCGGCGTCTTCCTGGTCCAGCGGCGGCTCGCGCTGATGGGCGACGGGATCGGCCACGTCGCGCTGACGGGGGTGGCGCTGGGCTTCCTGCTCGGAACGGCCCCGGTGCTCACCGCGATCGTCGTCGCCACGATCGGCGCCGTCGTCATCGAGCTGGTCCGCCAGCAGGGGCGCACCGGCGGCGACGTGGCGCTGGCGCTGCTCTTCTACGGCGGCATCGCCGGCGGCGTCCTGCTCATCGGCCTGTCCCCGGGGGGCAGCAACGCGAACCTGTTGTCGTACCTGTTCGGGTCGCTGACCTCCGTGGGGCCCTTCGACGTGGTCGTCATCGCCGTCCTGTCCGGCGTCCTGCTGCTCACCCTGGCGACCGTCGGCCCCCAGCTGTTCGCGGTCTGCCACGACGAGGAGTACGCGGCCGTGGCCGGTCTCCGGGTGCGCTTCCTCAACCTGCTGCTGGCCGTGATGGCAGCGGTCACCGTGACCGTGGCGATGCGCGTGGTCGGCCTGCTGCTCGTCAGCGCCCTGATGGTCGTGCCCGTGGCCACGGCACAGCAGCTGGTCCGGGGTTTTCGCGCGACGGTCGCGGTCTCCCTGCTCGTCGGCGTCCTCGCCTCGACCTCCGGCGTGCTCGGCTCCTTCTATGTCGACACGGCCCCGGGCGCTCTCATCGTGGTCCTGGCGCTGACCGGCTTCGCGCTGGCTACGCTGGCCGGGACAGTGGTGCGGCGGAGCCGTCGCACCTCCGGCGCGACCCCTGCGGGGGTGGCACTGCTCCCGCAGGAGGAACCCAGGTGA
- a CDS encoding Fur family transcriptional regulator: protein MTDEVAPLPGLRTTRQRTAVADVLSRVDGFRSAQDLHDLLRHEGASIGLTTVYRHLQALSEAGQVDVLHTGDGEAVYRRCPTESHHHHLVCRSCGRSIEVEGPEVEAWATSIAAEHGFTKVSHTVEVFGTCAACAP, encoded by the coding sequence GTGACCGACGAGGTCGCGCCCCTGCCCGGTCTGCGTACCACCCGCCAGCGGACCGCTGTGGCCGATGTCCTGTCCCGGGTCGACGGCTTCCGCAGCGCCCAGGACCTGCACGACCTGCTGCGCCACGAGGGCGCCTCGATCGGGCTGACCACCGTCTACCGTCACCTGCAGGCGCTGTCCGAGGCCGGCCAGGTCGACGTGCTGCACACCGGTGACGGCGAGGCCGTCTACCGGCGCTGCCCGACGGAGTCCCACCACCACCACCTGGTCTGCCGCAGCTGCGGGCGCAGCATCGAGGTGGAGGGCCCCGAGGTGGAGGCGTGGGCCACGTCGATCGCCGCCGAGCACGGTTTCACCAAGGTCAGCCACACGGTCGAGGTCTTCGGCACCTGCGCCGCCTGTGCCCCCTGA
- the ybeY gene encoding rRNA maturation RNase YbeY, producing MSIELANESGVAVDEQTLVRLARHVLDRLGVSPLAELSLLLVDVEQMAKLHVRWMGEPGPTDVLAFPMDELDLRGSRGVAHGSGHGGPVEDDEGSSPTVLGDVVLCPEVAERQGREAGHGTESELQLLCTHGVLHLLGYDHGEPGEHAEMFGLQDELLASWKAAQT from the coding sequence GTGAGCATCGAGCTGGCGAACGAGAGCGGTGTCGCCGTCGACGAGCAGACGCTCGTGCGGCTCGCCCGACACGTCCTCGACCGGCTCGGTGTCTCCCCGCTCGCGGAGCTGTCGCTGCTGCTCGTCGACGTCGAGCAGATGGCCAAGCTGCATGTCCGCTGGATGGGGGAGCCGGGACCGACGGACGTGCTCGCCTTCCCGATGGACGAGCTGGACCTGCGCGGCTCACGCGGCGTCGCCCACGGCTCCGGTCACGGCGGCCCGGTGGAGGACGACGAGGGGAGCAGCCCCACGGTGCTGGGCGATGTGGTCCTGTGTCCGGAGGTCGCCGAGCGGCAGGGCCGCGAAGCCGGCCACGGCACCGAATCGGAGTTGCAGCTGCTGTGCACCCATGGCGTGCTGCACCTGCTGGGCTACGACCACGGCGAGCCCGGGGAGCATGCGGAGATGTTCGGGCTGCAGGACGAGCTGCTCGCCTCCTGGAAGGCCGCTCAGACCTGA